From a region of the Mytilus galloprovincialis chromosome 3, xbMytGall1.hap1.1, whole genome shotgun sequence genome:
- the LOC143067884 gene encoding integral membrane protein GPR180-like → MKSKHSFAYFLLYLNVILLDVICLHIKGTWNTNTQYYRFLSKFGIQKTDNKDKANSEGFIYGNITTKNISLVKHSLTFVFVDSEYFLEYHGNRTSNSPNSCNAMFNKIDQIAYDNPCRQNGKEDFLRRIPCPKGQLCPDEDEPKNLIPGYQFTYRVQDLKNPRFWYLSMVACYRNTTANNCSWVRSSQNLELDYDIWLVNGDPASKHQNPFEHQFSFEDHDIVESYAVFFALYLIIIFIWLYAYFKQKHTITKILTASICLELTGISCNLLHWMIFSANGVGCYVLSVIGNAIDVISECLFMLTLLLITKGWTITSMELTGKPIVFSIWGLYTLLNCVLFIWNLTEVDVISNIDEWQTWPGYITLIFRCFIMVWFMVELRQIVRYSKHPDRLLFIQQFGAYFLVWFIYLPILAIISTQFSALWKHKIILNIINGADWLSYMVLIHLLWPSRSILYLIKGDTPLPTYELEITGLLDDQETTPGFFKGSKALDIEMNHNTIPNKEKRKVRNGHLSLPLLEEEEDNDEF, encoded by the exons atgaagTCAAAACATTCATTTGCCTATTTTCTgttatatttaaatgtaattttactGGATGTGATCTGTTTACACATAAAAGGGACGTGGAACACAAATACTCAATATTACAGATTCCTTTCCAAGTTCGGCATTCAGAAAACAGACAATAAGGATAAAGCTAACAGTGAAGGATTTATTTACGGAAATATAACAACGAAAAATATATCTTTAGTAAAACATTCACTGACATTTGTGTTTGTAGATAGTGAATATTTTTTAGAATACCATGGAAACAGGACTTCTAACTCGCCAAATTCATGTAATGCCATGTTTAACAAAATTGATCAGATAGCATATGATAATCCTTGTAGACAAAATGGTAAAGAGGATTTTTTAAGACGAATACCTTGCCCAAAGGGACAACTTTGCCCAGATGAAGATGAACCGAAAAATCTTATCCCTGGTTATCAGTTTACCTATAGAGTTCAAGATTTAAAAAATCCTAG ATTCTGGTATTTAAGTATGGTAGCTTGTTATAGGAATACAACAGCCAACAATTGTTCATGGGTCCGTTCATCTCAGAACTTAGAACTGGACTATGACATTTGGCTGGTCAATGGAGATCCAGCATCCAAACATCAAAATCCATTTGAACATCAATTTTCTTTTGAAGATCATGATATAGTGGAAAGTTATGCTGTCTTCTTTGCTCTATACTTGATAATAATTTTCATATGGTTATATGCCTATTTTAAACAGAAGCACACAATAACAAAGATTTTAACAGCTAGCATATGTCTGGAATTGACAGGGATATCATGTAACTTACTACATTGGATGATATTCTCTGCTAATGGTGTAGGATGTTATGTGCTGAGTGTAATAGGGAATGCTATAGATGTGATATCagaatgtttatttatgttgacaTTGCTACTGATAACCAAAGGTTGGACAATTACAAGTATGGAATTGACTGGAAAACCAATTGTCTTTTCTATTTGGGGACTTTACACACTTTTGAATTGTGTGTTGTTTATTTGGAATTTG ACTGAGGTTGATGTGATATCAAATATAGATGAATGGCAGACATGGCCAGGTTACATCACACTTATTTTTAGATGTTTCATCATGGTATGGTTCATGGTAGAGTTACGACAGATAGTTAGATACAGTAAACATCCAGACCGTCTCTTGTTTATTCAACAGTTTGGTGCTTATTTCCTTGTTTGGTTCATATACTTGCCAATCTTGGCTATCATCAGTACACAGTTCTCAGCATTGTggaaacataaaatcattctaa atataatAAATGGTGCTGATTGGTTGTCATACATGGTACTCATACATCTGTTATGGCCTTCACGGTCCATTTTGTATCTTATTAAAGGAGATACCCCATTACCAACATATGAATTAGAAATAACAG GATTATTAGATGATCAAGAGACTACACCTGGATTTTTCAAAGGATCAAAAGctttagatatagaaatgaatcATAACACCATCCCTAACAAAGAGAAGAGAAAAGTGAGAAATGGTCATCTGAGCTTACCACTGCTTGAAGAGGAGGAGGATAATGATGAGTTCTGA